The Podospora pseudopauciseta strain CBS 411.78 chromosome 2 map unlocalized CBS411.78m_2, whole genome shotgun sequence genome has a window encoding:
- a CDS encoding uncharacterized protein (EggNog:ENOG503P3IK), translating to MGGGDVPPYVGEVPLELPMGLATNQPVSSTQYVNPTEDWESRPGRPAPQPLHQPPVDTGNGGLGQSRYCWESVALPLPQKEDCFPEAFHRTFQSGSTPTHSLPPPSLNGAHSTSRDPTNAQGQHAYLSQFHAQAAYPDGVFGSSVDITQEHRFPYCLSRVDSGSLRASPGNLLDTEASSICSAYVHVTKEGNGHTWDGLQKSEVQDVDEQIIVPMETALVGGWVAVEQALMLDVTQQGAAAAVNQGLAIKEEPELEELEEQRRKRQRENLRKQTSDTRTMRACIRCHNQRVRCLPNVDNPNDPLAPCVTCLKVRRESKKTIHNLPCLRYKLASVVLQRDGGLGYTKRFDHTQLINIRANDWADNHIKVIEMAQGLCETPMTLKVRAFRAVEGDQLVRNFVGRDGIRIPAYGLVNVKEHGRAFQHYIAANAIKGLEDSAKDSDDLVKVIYSMIAEHLRQSSRHKQNREENRDKKSVDLAEFLLKAVRLWFAIRHQTGSAWICGQESLGMESRELKTRYIPRMIVAQFDSIRYHTVFKSQVPQFLSMFEKILSSGPELWKDSKDAWFTAFLVVFLFLHNVACICKDRYRHAKENSKGRPLETRYGPRDHPLTTFVEDVQHGAGVMLAYWTYFKRCDLMNFEWDAESVSKSAIKYLDTRQLAFLKGTIDCLKDKTTSIPSTPQEGCWEHELYWISLMFVSEPSMTSSWKPPVVFSTVNPSVGNEQ from the exons AtgggtgggggagatgtCCCCCCATACGTCGGTGAGGTTCCTTTAGAGCTGCCCATGGGACTTGCCACCAACCAGCCTGTTTCTTCTACGCAATACGTGAATCCAACCGAAGATTGGGAATCGCGGCCTGGCCGCCCAGCACCTCAGCCGCTACACCAGCCGCCAGTCGATACCGGTAATGGCGGGCTTGGTCAGTCTCGCTATTGCTGGGAAAGTGTCGCATTGCCACTACCGCAGAAGGAAGATTGTTTCCCGGAGGCCTTCCATCGCACCTTTCAGTCCGGCTCTACACCCACGCATAGCCTGCCGCCGCCTTCACTAAATGGGGCCCATTCGACCTCGAGGGACCCAACAAATGCCCAGGGGCAACATGCGTACTTATCGCAATTTCACGCCCAAGCAGCATATCCTGATGGGGTATTTGGTAGCAGTGTCGATATCACCCAAGAGCATCGTTTTCCATATTGTCTTTCGAGGGTCGACAGTGGTTCCTTGAGAGCTAGCCCTGGCAACTTGCTAGACACCGAAGCCTCATCGATTTGCAGTGCATATGTGCATGTCACAAAAGAGGGAAATGGCCACACCTGGGATGGGCTTCAGAAATCAGAGGTGCAAGATGTTGATGAACAGATCATTGTACCTATGGAAACGGCTCTTGTTGGCGGCTGGGTCGCCGTGGAGCAAGCGCTGATGTTGGACGTCACTCAGCAAGGCGCAGCGGCCGCTGTCAATCAAGGGCTGGCGATCAAAGAAGAGCCCGAACTGGAAGAACTGGAAGAACAGCGACGGAAACGGCAGAGAGAGAATTTGAGGAAACAGACCTCCGATACCAGGACCATGCGGGCCTGCATACGATGTCATAACCAGAGAGTGAGG TGTCTTCCCAATGTGGATAACCCGAATGACCCTTTGGCACCTTGCGTCACCTGTCTCAAGGTGCGCAGGGAGTCCAAAAAGACTATCCATAACCTCCCGTGTCTTCGTTACAAGCTGGCTTCGGTGGTGTTGCAGCGAGATGGGGGGCTGGGCTACACGAAGCGATTTGATCATACCCAGTTGATCAACATCAGGGCGAACGATTGGGCAGACAATCACATCAAGGTCATTGAAATGGCTCAAGGGCTCTGCGAAACGCCAATGACACTTAAAGTGCGGGCGTTCAGGGCAGTCGAGGGTGATCAGCTCGTCCGGAATTTTGTTGGCAGGGATGGAATAAGAATTCCGGCGTACGGTCTCGTGAATGTGAAGGAACACGGGCGAGCCTTTCAACACTACATCGCGGCCAATGCTATCAAGGGATTGGAAGATTCGGCCAAGGACTCTGATGATCTCGTCAAAGTTATTTATTCCATGATCGCGGAGCATCTTCGGCAGTCATCG CGGCACAAACAAAACCGAGAAGAAAATCGGGACAAGAAAAGCGTAGATCTGGCTGAGTTTCTACTAAAAGCTGTTCGCCTATGGTTTGCGATTC GACACCAAACCGGCTCGGCATGGATTTGCGGTCAAGAGTCACTGGGGATGGAATCGAGGGAGCTGAAGACGAGGTACATTCCCCGAATGATCGTGGCACAGTTTGACAGCATTCGGTATCACACGGTATTCAAGAGCCAGGTGCCACAATTTCTGAGTATGTTCGAAAAGATTCTCAGCTCGGGTCCCGAACTCTGGAAGGATTCGAAGGATGCATGGTTTACGGCCTTTCTGGTTGTGTTCTTGTTTCTCCACAATGTGGCCTGCATTTGCAAAGATCGGTACCGTCATGCAAAGGAAAACTCGAAAGGGCGGCCTCTG GAGACACGTTACGGCCCAAGAGACCACCCGCTTACAACGTTCGTCGAAGACGTCCAGCATGGTGCCGGTGTGATGTTGGCGTACTGGACCTACTTCAAGCGTTGTGATCTGATGAATTTCGAGTGGGATGCCGAGAGCGTCTCAAAATCGGCCATCAAATATCTTGATACTCGCCAGCTTGCATTTTTGAAGGGGACGATCGACTGTCTCAAAGACAAAA CAACTTCAATCCCGAGCACGCCACAAGAGGGCTGCTGGGAACATGAACTCTACTGGATATCTCTGATGTTTGTCTCAGAGCCGTCTATGACGAGCTCATGGAAGCCCCCCGTTGTCTTTTCGACTGTGAATCCAAGCGTGGGCAACGAGCAATGA
- a CDS encoding uncharacterized protein (COG:S; EggNog:ENOG503PBP8), producing MAPLRPRWNPMSALGLEQIYSLSLYWKSQEYSTYSLKLPMDQVGSLFGQSHAGLGWLEHHAMAWVPEAISSDSYVVDLGPRGVQEVQEGLQKFKELELDGHEVSRHNFHLPTLEAQLEQACHEVHRGRGFVILRGLDPQQYSVEDNLMIYLGIAAYIGDQRGFQDKKGNMLTHITASKDWKTPPELRHGIHTTKGLSWHCDIGVDILALHVRSLAEHGGDTFIASSLTIVKELEALYPHVIQALQEAAWPIQISGNPIPRYILAPLLHMDPENNHIILSVDPGRLGVHPSTTRTDGTSPIPPLTPTQLETLRILNQVASKYRLRLDTKAGDIVLLNNFAHLHARDAYSDPGQGQGRHLVRLYLRNAALAHPVPESMRVPWEAAFGPRNGEGRYPVAPALEYTAPRYTAGSAAFPLDDNDDVNGDGTA from the exons ATGGCTCCTCTCCGTCCTCGGTGGAACCCAATGTCAGCCCTGGGCTTAGAACAGATTTATTCTCTCTCACTTTACTGGAAAAGCCAGGAATACAGCACATATTCTCTCAAACTACCAATGGATCAAGTTGGCAGCTTGTTTGGGCAATCTCATGCAGGCCTGGGATGGTTGGAGCACCACGCCATGGCTTGGGTGCCTGAAGCCATTTCCTCGGACAGTTATGTTGTTGACCTTGGTCCTCGGGGTGTTCAAGAGGTGCAAGAGGGACTGCAAAAGTTCAAAG agcttgagcttgatgGTCACGAAGTCAGTCGTCATAATTTCCACCTTCCAACCCTCGAGGCGCAACTGGAGCAAGCCTGCCACGAGGTTCATCGAGGCCGCGGATTTGTCATCCTCAGGGGCCTCGATCCCCAACAGTATTCAGTCGAGGACAACCTGATGATTTACCTCGGGATTGCTGCGTATATTGGGGATCAGAGAGGGTTTCAGGACAAGAAGGGGAACATGCTGA CCCACATCACAGCCTCCAAAGACTGGAAGACACCCCCTGAGCTCCGGCATGGTATTCATACCACCAAAGGCCTAAGTTGGCACTGTGATATCGGAGTCGACATCCTCGCGCTTCACGTCCGCTCCCTCGCCGAGCATGGTGGGGACACATTTATAGCTTCATCGCTCACAATTGTAAAGGAGCTTGAGGCGCTATACCCACACGTCATCCAAGCCCTTCAAGAAGCTGCGTGGCCAATCCAAAT CTCAGGCAATCCGATCCCCCGCTACATTCTGGCGCCACTCCTGCACATGGACCCTGAGAACAACCACATCATTCTGAGCGTTGACCCTGGGAGACTTGGTGTGCACCCATCTACGACAAGAACCGATGGCACTTCGCCAATTCCGCCCCTCACACCAACTCAGCTCGAGACCCTCCGCATCCTCAACCAAGTCGCCTCAAAGTATCGTCTTCGCCTAGACACAAAGGCTGGCGACATCGTCTTGCTCAACAACTTTGCCCATTTGCATGCTCGCGATGCCTACAGCGATCCCggacaaggccaaggacGACATCTGGTCAGATTGTACCTGCGTAATGCAGCACTGGCGCACCCTGTTCCAGAGTCTATGCGTGTCCCCTGGGAGGCAGCATTTGGGCCCAGGAATGGGGAGGGCCGATATCCTGTTGCTCCAGCTTTAGAATACACAGCACCTCGATACACGGCCGGTTCTGCTGCTTTTCCCCTGGACGACAACGATGATGTCAACGGAGACGGCACCGCATGA
- a CDS encoding uncharacterized protein (EggNog:ENOG503P1VR; COG:S), whose amino-acid sequence MESNTDTITLTAQCHCRALTFTSKPIPTTSLPLKATNCHCNSCRHLTGSLRGSTDILWPGPPPQPSDNLKQYAFSPRLNIYFCSHCSTTLFWEDNSTPGVINYLAFTGVLTPSSPLPLGQNLIEWDAHMFLADTIDGGAVPWLNGLNHPSAAKPRRWLGWREKSKEITSEGYWPEDKNIFLSHADNLLHLPEKEGNIPLKCHCGGVDFVLKAGDAQRDFKEHQSKGGQLPWFVDPESYKLLGSLDGCSDCRLVSGTEIFAWTFAELKHITFASDPTSPLPLDTTTLQSAIGTDPRLGTLSLYPSSQGVQRYHCSTCSAVVFYACDSRPDMVDIAPGLLHAPEGARAERVISWSWGGKLGFGSDMAGTWREHLPAAVEEETEQFRLARRFPKNFRRVVKEQGAARAVPGGSGQV is encoded by the coding sequence ATGGAGTCCAACACCGAtaccatcaccctcacagCCCAATGCCACTGCCGCGCCCTGACCTTCACCTCCAaacccatccccaccacctccctccctctcaaagCAACAAACTGCCACTGCAACTCCTGCCGGCACCTCACCGGCTCCCTGCGCGGCTCCACCGACATCCTCTGGCCCgggccccctccccaaccctctgACAACCTCAAACAATATGCCTTCTCCCCCCGCTTAAACATCTACTTTTGCAGTCACtgctccaccaccctcttctgGGAAGACAACTCCACCCCCGGCGTCATAAATTACCTCGCCTTCACCGGCGTcctcaccccttcctccccactGCCACTAGGCCAAAACCTCATAGAATGGGACGCTCACATGTTCCTAGCCGACACCATCGACGGCGGGGCAGTCCCCTGGCTCAACGGTCTCAACCATCCCTCCGCCGCCAAACCCCGACGCTGGCTAGGCTGGAGAGAAAAGTCGAAAGAAATCACCTCAGAGGGATACTGGCCCGAGGATAAAAACATATTCCTTTCCCATGctgacaacctcctccaccttcccgAAAAAGAGGGCAACATCCCCCTCAAATGCCACTGCGGCGGCGTCGACTTCGTCCTCAAAGCCGGCGATGCCCAAAGGGACTTTAAAGAACACCAGTCAAAGGGGGGGCAACTGCCCTGGTTCGTCGATCCAGAGAGTTACAAACTCCTCGGCTCACTCGACGGCTGCTCCGACTGCCGCCTCGTCTCCGGAACCGAGATCTTTGCCTGGACCTTTGCAGAGCTAAAACACATCACCTTTGCCTCTgaccccacctccccccttcccctcgacaccaccaccctccaatcCGCCATCGGAACCGACCCCAGACTCGGCACATTATCCCTCTACCCCAGCTCCCAAGGCGTCCAGCGCTACCACTGCAGCACTTGCTCAGCCGTGGTCTTTTACGCCTGCGACTCCCGCCCAGACATGGTCGACATCGCCCCCGGCCTCCTCCACGCCCCTGAAGGCGCAAGAGCAGAGCGCGTCATCTCTTGGTCGTGGGGTGGAAAACTCGGATTCGGATCAGACATGGCTGGCACCTGGAGGGAGCACCTTCCTGCCGCGGTGGAAGAAGAAACGGAGCAGTtcaggttggcgaggagatTCCCAAAGAACTTTAGGCGGGTTGTCAAGGAACAAGGGGCTGCTCGAGCTGTGCCAGGGGGTTCTGGGCAGGTGTAG